The genomic DNA TCAAATTTGCTTAACAAAATTTCGAGATTTTGCACGTTAGTAGTACAGAGAACACAGAGTTAAAAAAATTCGAGTTAAAGGTTTTAAGTTTATTTATTTTTTTCTTGGTGAACGCTGTGTCCTCTGTGGTTAAAATTTTTAATTTCCTTGGGGAGTTGTAAACTCTCCCAGCGGATAATAAGGAATCATATTTTTTTCGATCCACTTTACTGCATCCAGAGGCGAGACCTTCCACTGCGTGGGACACATGGAGAGGCATTCGACGAGGGCAAAGCCTTCATCGTTCAGCTGGACTTCGAAGGACCGGCGGATTGCTTTAGCTGCCTGGTTGATATGTTTAACGTCGTGGATAGAAACTCGGGCGATAAAAGATTCCGGAGAAACACCAGCCAGCATTTCAGCCATGCGCAGCGGATAACCACCGGTTCGAGGATCGCGCCCCCCGGGAAAGCTGGTGGTCTTCTGACCCAGAAGGGTAGTTGGGGCTTGTTGGCCACCTGTGGCGCCAAAGACCGCGTTGTTGACGTAGATTACGGTGATCCGTTCGCAACGGGCTGCGGCATGGACGATTTCCCCCGTACCGATAGCAGCCAGGTCGCCATCACCCTGGTAGGTAAAAATAATACATTCGGGAGCGGTCCGCTTCAAGCCCGTAGCCACAGCCGGTCCACGGCCGTGCAACCCCATGGTCATGTCGCATGCAAACTGTTTCCAATTGCGAACGGAACATCCCGCGGAAGTGACCCCGATGGCTCTACCTACGATGCCCAAGTCGTCCATGGCTTCTCCCACCAAGCGCTGAACGATTCCATGACCACACCCCGAACAATAGGGGTAGGGGAAGTCGGTTAAAGAATCAGGTCTTCCGAAAATTTTCTTCATAAAAAATATATCTCCATTAAATCCGCAATCCGCAATCCGCAATCTGAAATAATCTTGTTATTTCTTCATAAACCTCGTCCGGATAGATGATTTTCCCTCCGCCCTGGCCCAGATGGTAGATGGGAAAATCCGGACCTACTACGCGCTCTAAGTCTTCCTGCATCTGGCCGGCGTTCATTTCGACGTCAAGGAAAGCCTTGGCCGTTTGCCGGAGCTTGGCCAGGCCTTTCTGAGGAAAGGGCCAGAGAGTAATCGGCCGGATCATCCCCACTGGCAATCCTTCTGCTCGGGCGACCTGAACTGCATCCAGTGCTACCCGGGCCGCACTCCCGAAGGCCATCACTACGAGCTTTGCTCCATCGAGCAGTATTTCTTCCCAGCGTTGTTCCCTTTCTTCGATTTGGCGGTACTTCTCTGTTAGCTCCTGATTGAGCTGGATAAGGCCGGGGTCATCAAAAGGAGCGGCATAGATCATTTTCCGTGGCCCGTCTCCCTTGCCCCTCAAAGCCCAGGGTTTATCAGGAACGGGAAGAGGCTTTACCAGGTCAAAATCTACAGGTTCCATCATCTGTCCGAGCATTCCGTCCATCAGGATGATTACCGGATTCCGATAAAGGTCGCCCAGATGAAAAGCTAACGCAACCAATTCCGCCATTTCCTGGGTGGAGGCTGGCCCGAGGACAATCGCCCGATAATCTCCGTGTCCTCCGCCTTTGGTTACCTGCCGATAGTCCGATTGAGCCGGGGCGATTCGTCCCAACCCGGGGCCAGCCCTGGTAACATCCACCACCACGCAAGGAAGCTGTCCGGCGGCCAAAGTGGTCAGTCCTTCGGACATTAAGCTGATTCCTGGCCCGGATGAAGAGGTCATGGCCCGCGTGCCTGTGCAGGCCGCACCCCAAATCATGTTGATCCCGGCCACTTCGCTTTCGCACTGCAAAAAAATACCCCCCGCCTGGGGCAAGCGCTTGGCCATGTACTCAAAGAGTTCATTCTGCGGAGTGATGGGATAACCGGCGTAAAATCGGCACCCTGCGCGGATGGCCCCTTCGGCAATCGCTTCGTTTCCGCGCATGAGTTCTAAAGCCATTTTTTAAAAACCTCCATCTTGAATGCGAAATTCGGAGTGCGGATTGCGGAATAAGAATTCTAAATTTTCATTCCGCATTCCGCAATCCTCATTCCGAAATTGAGCTACCATTTTTTTGGATCGAGAATCTTTTTGAGCTGGTCCATCGAAGATCCTTCTTCGATGGCCTCGACGAGCTTTTTTTCCCTCTTGGAAACTTCGATGGCTTGGTTCACAACAATGCCGATAAATTTTTGGGGGATGATGACCACCCCCGTGTCATCGGCAACGACCAAATCCCCGGGATGGACCGAAACGCCGGCGCAGACCACAGGCCCGTTGACTTCTAAAGCTTCGAAGCGGAATTTACCGGTGATCGGAGTGACCCCCCGGGACCATACCGGATAATCCAGATTTCTCATCTCCTCCACGTCCCGGACGCCGCAATCCACGATATTTCCGGTTAACCCGTACTTTTTGGCGATCAGGGTGGATAGGCCGCCCATGGCCGAGATGTCTCCTCTACCTCCCCCGTCGATAACCACCACGTCTCCAGGTTCGGCCAGGGCATAGGCATCGCGGTCGGCCAACTTAGCCCTTGCTTTTTCATGGAAGGACTGAGCCGGAGTCAGGCGCTCGGGGACGTATTTCAAAGTCACAGCTGGTCCGGCAATTTTTTTCCCCGACAGGACGGGTTTTAAAACCGAACCCGGAATCGCCCCAGCTATTCCCATCGAATCGAGAATATCGGAAAAAGTAGGGGTAAGTCCGTCGTAACTGAGTAACTCCTGGAGGAGGGATTGTGGCGGGCGGGGGATATTCCAGGCT from Deltaproteobacteria bacterium includes the following:
- a CDS encoding thiamine pyrophosphate-dependent enzyme is translated as MKKIFGRPDSLTDFPYPYCSGCGHGIVQRLVGEAMDDLGIVGRAIGVTSAGCSVRNWKQFACDMTMGLHGRGPAVATGLKRTAPECIIFTYQGDGDLAAIGTGEIVHAAARCERITVIYVNNAVFGATGGQQAPTTLLGQKTTSFPGGRDPRTGGYPLRMAEMLAGVSPESFIARVSIHDVKHINQAAKAIRRSFEVQLNDEGFALVECLSMCPTQWKVSPLDAVKWIEKNMIPYYPLGEFTTPQGN
- the vorB gene encoding 3-methyl-2-oxobutanoate dehydrogenase subunit VorB, with translation MALELMRGNEAIAEGAIRAGCRFYAGYPITPQNELFEYMAKRLPQAGGIFLQCESEVAGINMIWGAACTGTRAMTSSSGPGISLMSEGLTTLAAGQLPCVVVDVTRAGPGLGRIAPAQSDYRQVTKGGGHGDYRAIVLGPASTQEMAELVALAFHLGDLYRNPVIILMDGMLGQMMEPVDFDLVKPLPVPDKPWALRGKGDGPRKMIYAAPFDDPGLIQLNQELTEKYRQIEEREQRWEEILLDGAKLVVMAFGSAARVALDAVQVARAEGLPVGMIRPITLWPFPQKGLAKLRQTAKAFLDVEMNAGQMQEDLERVVGPDFPIYHLGQGGGKIIYPDEVYEEITRLFQIADCGLRI
- a CDS encoding RraA family protein, which codes for MKKVPEKYRKRLMGLIPIERIIAWNIPRPPQSLLQELLSYDGLTPTFSDILDSMGIAGAIPGSVLKPVLSGKKIAGPAVTLKYVPERLTPAQSFHEKARAKLADRDAYALAEPGDVVVIDGGGRGDISAMGGLSTLIAKKYGLTGNIVDCGVRDVEEMRNLDYPVWSRGVTPITGKFRFEALEVNGPVVCAGVSVHPGDLVVADDTGVVIIPQKFIGIVVNQAIEVSKREKKLVEAIEEGSSMDQLKKILDPKKW